One halophilic archaeon DL31 genomic region harbors:
- a CDS encoding transposase IS66 (PFAM: Transposase, IS66~KEGG: hsl:OE1094R transposase (ISH10)) has translation MVADEKVEQLLERITALENRVDELEQEKTNLKQENQQLREENKRLRAKLRWYEGPHTPPSKDQSDQEESSSSSDADEDDEQPRTDGGTPGRKPGHDPEWRAAPDPDREIDVTCDCCPECGEGFDESAGVSPRLVEELPDPQPPEVTQYNRHHYECYSCGAETVASHPDCPDEGQFGVNVIAQAALSRYDHRLPYRKIADRFEQLHGLELSGASAWHATERAARAGRCEYEQIRRRIQHADVVHIDETGIKRDGEQAWMWTFTTDEHTLYAVRESRGSDVPAEVLGEDFAGTVVCDGWTAYPAFTSNLQRCWAHILREAEDVADKYEDGEPIHRHLTQMYVGLQSWLETDPSLRERAQMHRSSQNGLKSLVRCSATDDPVATLLGKIKGGIDHWLTFIGEPAVSPTNNAAENALREPVVLRKIIGTLRNDRGMFVHETLLSLLATSRQQGRNPYEKLKRIVRDNEMISRTHAVPSVESSG, from the coding sequence ATGGTCGCTGACGAAAAAGTGGAGCAACTGCTTGAGCGGATCACTGCTCTCGAAAATCGCGTTGATGAACTTGAGCAGGAGAAAACAAACCTCAAGCAAGAGAATCAGCAACTCCGCGAAGAGAACAAACGTCTCAGAGCTAAGCTCCGGTGGTACGAGGGACCGCATACACCACCGAGCAAGGACCAGTCAGACCAAGAGGAGTCGTCGTCCTCGTCCGATGCGGACGAGGACGACGAACAGCCACGTACTGACGGTGGGACACCGGGTCGAAAGCCCGGACACGACCCTGAGTGGCGAGCCGCACCTGACCCAGATCGAGAAATCGACGTTACCTGTGACTGCTGTCCGGAGTGTGGCGAAGGGTTCGACGAGTCGGCGGGCGTCAGCCCCCGACTCGTCGAGGAACTCCCGGATCCACAGCCACCCGAAGTTACACAGTACAACCGCCATCACTACGAGTGCTACTCTTGTGGAGCCGAGACTGTCGCTTCACACCCCGACTGCCCCGACGAGGGGCAGTTCGGGGTGAACGTCATCGCCCAAGCCGCTCTTTCCAGATACGATCACCGCCTCCCCTACCGGAAGATCGCCGACCGCTTCGAGCAATTGCATGGCCTCGAACTCTCAGGTGCATCTGCGTGGCACGCGACCGAGCGCGCTGCGCGCGCCGGTCGCTGTGAATACGAACAGATCCGCCGACGGATTCAGCACGCTGACGTTGTTCACATCGACGAGACGGGAATCAAACGCGACGGCGAACAGGCGTGGATGTGGACGTTCACCACGGACGAGCACACGCTGTACGCGGTCAGAGAGAGTCGCGGAAGCGATGTTCCGGCAGAAGTCCTCGGCGAGGACTTCGCGGGAACGGTCGTCTGCGATGGCTGGACGGCATATCCGGCATTCACCAGCAACCTCCAGCGGTGCTGGGCACATATTCTCCGCGAAGCGGAAGATGTCGCTGACAAGTACGAGGACGGAGAGCCAATTCACCGGCATCTCACGCAAATGTACGTCGGTCTCCAGTCGTGGCTGGAGACCGACCCGAGCCTTCGTGAGCGAGCACAGATGCACCGATCAAGCCAGAACGGACTCAAATCGCTCGTTAGGTGCTCAGCTACCGACGACCCAGTGGCAACACTGCTCGGGAAGATCAAAGGAGGGATCGACCACTGGCTCACCTTCATCGGTGAGCCAGCAGTCTCGCCAACGAACAACGCTGCGGAGAATGCGCTTCGTGAGCCGGTTGTTCTCCGGAAAATCATCGGGACGCTCCGCAACGACCGCGGGATGTTCGTTCACGAGACGTTGCTGTCCCTGCTGGCGACATCGCGCCAGCAGGGACGCAATCCCTACGAGAAGCTCAAGCGCATTGTCCGAGACAACGAGATGATTTCACGGACTCACGCTGTGCCATCCGTCGAGTCCTCGGGGTAA
- a CDS encoding nucleic acid binding OB-fold tRNA/helicase-type (PFAM: Nucleic acid binding, OB-fold, tRNA/helicase-type~KEGG: hla:Hlac_3149 nucleic acid binding OB-fold tRNA/helicase-type) has translation MSSKNVTTDVVSVDEQAFEKHDEVEVDEDGFEVVDETPEFRATVDMEVQAKVDSNHPDARVEEGPDHLFGKTLEQEERIEAREAELEHISAQAELGTQDGREKRTRDIAAERSAERRVEFQKRAASVNPMADPERGDPRAELTQEQLAAVNTQSMRLAKKLDGWSRAAIGRRLGEAVVGGKDLMSAVVGVFEELQTAPGQVIPIGKLEDVNRKEVSIEGQVEVLWDADSPAIAQVGLIADDSGKTKVTILEKSDAPWIEEGEQVRIHKVARNWYEGRVSLAVTGWSTLHFPERGQWWE, from the coding sequence ATGTCAAGTAAGAACGTCACTACGGATGTAGTTTCGGTCGATGAACAGGCTTTCGAGAAACACGATGAAGTCGAGGTCGACGAGGATGGGTTCGAAGTCGTCGACGAGACTCCGGAGTTCCGGGCGACGGTCGACATGGAAGTGCAGGCGAAAGTCGATTCAAACCATCCAGACGCGCGGGTCGAGGAAGGCCCGGATCACCTGTTCGGGAAGACCCTCGAACAGGAGGAACGCATCGAGGCGCGGGAGGCTGAGCTGGAGCACATCAGTGCACAGGCGGAACTGGGAACGCAGGACGGTCGGGAGAAACGGACGCGAGATATCGCGGCGGAGCGGAGCGCTGAGCGGCGTGTGGAGTTCCAAAAGCGGGCGGCGAGCGTGAACCCGATGGCTGACCCGGAGCGAGGCGATCCTCGTGCAGAGCTCACGCAGGAGCAGTTGGCGGCGGTGAACACGCAGTCGATGCGATTGGCGAAGAAGCTGGATGGCTGGTCGCGAGCAGCGATTGGCCGGCGGCTGGGTGAAGCCGTCGTCGGTGGGAAAGACCTGATGAGTGCGGTCGTCGGGGTGTTCGAGGAGTTGCAGACGGCGCCGGGACAAGTGATTCCCATCGGGAAGCTCGAGGACGTCAATCGCAAGGAGGTGAGCATCGAGGGTCAGGTCGAGGTGCTCTGGGATGCGGATTCGCCGGCCATCGCCCAGGTGGGGCTGATCGCGGACGACAGTGGGAAAACGAAGGTGACGATCTTGGAGAAATCAGATGCACCGTGGATCGAAGAGGGCGAGCAGGTGCGCATTCACAAGGTGGCTCGGAACTGGTACGAGGGACGTGTCTCACTGGCCGTGACCGGGTGGTCGACCCTTCATTTCCCCGAGCGCGGTCAGTGGTGGGAATAG
- a CDS encoding Transcription initiation factor IIB (HAMAP: Transcription initiation factor IIB~PFAM: Transcription factor TFIIB, cyclin-related; Zinc finger, TFIIB-type~KEGG: hvo:HVO_A0026 transcription initiation factor TFB~SMART: Cyclin), giving the protein MATRDIYETTFDEDVQAGSSANQCPECNGRVTTNAVETVCEECGLVVDEQRIDHGPEWRAFDEDERERTGAPLTAARHDRGLSTEIGRRTDANGNTLSGQKRRRLARMRREQSRGRFQSKAERNLAHGLGEVRRIVSALELSEAIRDQACQLFRSAQNEDLLRGRSIEAIAAASVYGACRCNGLSRLLDEVSEMARVEESRVANAYKTLNEELGLPAEPVSPSMFVPRLASDLECPDETRQRARTLAEQAEERGVTTGVHPAGFAAACLYKAGQEQGKWVTQSDVAAVGNVTPTTIRTHHETLD; this is encoded by the coding sequence ATGGCAACCAGAGACATCTACGAAACGACGTTCGACGAAGACGTCCAGGCCGGCTCCAGCGCGAACCAGTGTCCCGAGTGCAACGGCCGGGTCACCACCAATGCAGTCGAAACCGTCTGCGAGGAGTGTGGGCTCGTCGTCGACGAGCAACGGATCGACCACGGGCCTGAATGGCGAGCGTTCGACGAGGACGAACGTGAACGGACGGGTGCACCACTGACTGCGGCGCGACACGACCGGGGCTTGTCGACAGAGATCGGCCGCCGGACCGACGCGAACGGGAACACACTCTCCGGCCAGAAGCGACGGCGACTGGCTCGAATGCGACGTGAACAGTCTCGTGGGCGGTTTCAGTCGAAAGCTGAGCGCAACCTCGCCCACGGGCTCGGTGAAGTCCGTCGAATCGTGAGCGCGCTCGAGTTGTCAGAGGCGATCCGTGATCAGGCGTGCCAGCTCTTCCGGAGCGCCCAGAACGAGGATCTGCTTCGTGGCAGGTCCATCGAGGCCATCGCCGCGGCCAGCGTGTACGGGGCGTGTCGGTGCAACGGGCTCTCCCGGTTGCTGGACGAGGTCAGCGAGATGGCCCGCGTCGAGGAGTCCCGAGTGGCAAACGCGTACAAAACGCTGAACGAAGAGCTGGGCCTCCCCGCTGAGCCCGTCTCCCCCAGCATGTTCGTGCCGCGACTCGCCTCGGACCTCGAGTGTCCGGACGAGACCCGACAACGGGCCCGAACCCTCGCGGAACAGGCTGAAGAGCGCGGCGTCACGACGGGCGTCCATCCAGCTGGGTTCGCAGCGGCCTGCCTCTACAAAGCAGGGCAAGAACAGGGGAAGTGGGTGACGCAAAGTGATGTTGCAGCGGTCGGGAACGTCACGCCAACGACCATCCGGACGCACCACGAGACGCTCGATTAA
- a CDS encoding hypothetical protein (KEGG: hvo:HVO_A0025 hypothetical protein): protein MIFLAGRDRYTQRTLLRDVHDRLTNQAGCEDVRYRPSRRRPRYVIADVDPTTFLSDSYGAETARLEFRFWYPAGVDHEYYRINWVEPERNLILGFHQDADHPDLGPCHIQLNHEDTPVDRHSATFLDAHPLAALDDRLQQLPSAVKAIHWENGTPSLPTWPV from the coding sequence ATGATCTTTCTTGCCGGTCGCGACCGCTATACACAGCGGACCCTCCTCCGCGACGTTCACGACCGATTGACGAACCAAGCGGGGTGTGAGGACGTGCGGTATCGCCCGTCTCGACGACGCCCTCGGTACGTCATTGCGGATGTTGACCCGACGACGTTCCTGAGTGATTCTTACGGCGCAGAGACCGCAAGACTGGAGTTTCGCTTCTGGTACCCTGCCGGCGTCGACCACGAATACTACCGCATCAACTGGGTCGAACCGGAGCGGAACCTGATTCTCGGCTTCCACCAGGACGCTGACCATCCGGATCTTGGGCCCTGCCACATCCAACTTAATCACGAAGACACGCCGGTCGATCGGCATAGCGCGACGTTTCTCGATGCGCATCCACTCGCCGCCCTCGATGATCGACTGCAGCAACTCCCGTCGGCAGTGAAGGCAATTCACTGGGAGAATGGGACGCCCTCGCTTCCTACCTGGCCGGTCTAG
- a CDS encoding transposase (ISH3) (KEGG: hla:Hlac_3628 transposase (ISH3)) yields MSKTKQADGEIHEDQLLNFLVNRLDEEVSLSLANNAEITAEDIYEVLVGACADGTSVSTLCASSQNSPAGNTVLYHLRTKFEPERLERVANTLLRKDLDELLPEQVEVCADLHLRPYYGDEDDTDGLYHSVAKRGTTAFHAYATLYARVKNKRYTLAVRRLKDGDTASSVLAEFFGVLDGLDAGVKAVYLDRGFYDSKCLTLLQAHNYAYVIPIIRWGEAIQQELSEGWSRVIQHDLTGKLDGHSWTVDFPVYIDCTYLNGKYDENGVARHGYAADAPFIDSPRDARYHYSKRFGIESSYRLFEQAIATTTTRDPTVRLLYVVVSLLLQNVWRYLHYEYVATPRRGGRRLWWWPYKEFVNMIRRAAWTALAVRRAVPANRPPDDRFHR; encoded by the coding sequence GTGTCTAAAACCAAACAAGCAGACGGTGAGATCCACGAGGACCAGCTTCTTAACTTTCTCGTCAACCGCCTTGACGAGGAAGTTTCGCTCTCGTTAGCCAATAACGCTGAAATCACTGCTGAAGACATCTATGAGGTCCTCGTCGGCGCTTGCGCCGACGGGACCTCTGTCTCTACGCTCTGTGCGTCGAGCCAGAACTCACCCGCTGGGAACACGGTCCTCTACCATCTTCGGACGAAGTTCGAGCCGGAACGGCTCGAACGAGTCGCTAACACGCTCCTGCGAAAGGATCTCGATGAATTGCTCCCCGAACAGGTGGAGGTCTGCGCAGACCTCCACCTGCGGCCCTACTACGGTGACGAAGACGACACAGACGGCCTCTATCACTCGGTAGCGAAGCGTGGAACCACTGCGTTCCACGCCTATGCCACACTCTACGCGCGTGTGAAGAACAAACGCTACACGCTGGCGGTACGCCGTCTCAAAGACGGCGATACCGCAAGTAGTGTCCTCGCTGAGTTCTTCGGTGTCCTCGACGGCCTTGACGCCGGGGTCAAGGCCGTCTACCTTGATCGCGGATTCTACGACAGTAAGTGTCTCACGCTGCTTCAGGCGCACAATTACGCGTACGTGATCCCGATCATCCGGTGGGGTGAGGCGATTCAGCAAGAGCTCTCGGAAGGATGGAGTCGCGTCATTCAGCATGATCTGACGGGGAAACTCGACGGTCACAGCTGGACCGTCGATTTTCCCGTCTACATCGACTGTACGTACCTAAATGGGAAGTATGACGAGAACGGTGTGGCGCGTCACGGCTACGCCGCTGACGCGCCGTTCATCGACTCACCACGGGACGCTCGATACCACTACTCGAAACGCTTCGGTATCGAGTCAAGCTATCGCTTGTTTGAGCAAGCGATAGCGACAACGACAACACGAGATCCAACGGTACGGCTGCTGTACGTGGTGGTGAGTCTCCTCTTACAGAACGTCTGGCGGTACCTTCACTACGAGTATGTGGCGACGCCCCGCCGAGGCGGGCGTCGCCTCTGGTGGTGGCCGTACAAGGAGTTCGTCAATATGATTCGACGAGCTGCGTGGACGGCCCTCGCGGTGCGTCGGGCCGTCCCCGCGAATCGGCCACCTGACGACCGATTCCACCGCTAA
- a CDS encoding hypothetical protein (KEGG: hla:Hlac_3629 hypothetical protein): protein MLVSLRFNLAGTIVVFDGEVDLVSAEGLVIGSQFIEGFLYGEEIGFGEGIVGLPRVSDRLVFGNEEDRALGDVLVVLPFLVTDVESVGNAAMRVAEEREVQAEFAGERPVGVDAIARYRPDVEVGREFEPFRVPDGTESVPHKASSASCFCGLSSVSKRLY from the coding sequence GTGCTCGTCTCGTTACGATTCAATTTGGCCGGGACCATCGTCGTATTCGATGGTGAGGTCGACCTCGTCAGCGCCGAAGGTCTCGTCATCGGCAGCCAGTTCATCGAGGGCTTCCTTTACGGGGAAGAAATCGGGTTTGGTGAGGGCATCGTCGGTTTGCCACGCGTATCGGATCGTTTGGTCTTCGGAAACGAGGAAGACCGCGCGTTGGGGGACGTGCTCGTGGTTCTCCCATTCCTCGTAACAGACGTCGAAAGTGTCGGCAACGCGGCCATGCGTGTCGCTGAGGAGCGGGAAGTTCAAGCCGAATTCGCTGGCGAACGCCCGGTGGGCGTAGACGCTATCGCTCGATATCGCCCAGACGTCGAGGTCGGGCGTGAGTTCGAACCATTCCGCGTCCCGGATGGCACAGAGTCAGTACCTCACAAAGCATCCTCGGCTAGCTGTTTCTGCGGCCTGAGTTCTGTGTCGAAGCGGTTGTACTGA
- a CDS encoding multi-sensor signal transduction histidine kinase (TIGRFAM: PAS~PFAM: PAS fold; Signal transduction response regulator, receiver region; Signal transduction histidine kinase, subgroup 1, dimerisation/phosphoacceptor region; ATP-binding region, ATPase-like~KEGG: hma:rrnAC2372 HTR-like protein~SMART: Signal transduction response regulator, receiver region; PAS; PAC motif; Signal transduction histidine kinase, subgroup 1, dimerisation/phosphoacceptor region; ATP-binding region, ATPase-like), which translates to MASPIHVLHVDDDADFLELVATYLERESDQLTVSTANNVEAAHDQLDATDGIECIVSDYEMPGTDGLEFLETVRGQYDRIPFILYTGKGSEEIASEAISAGVTEYVHKATGTEQYTLLANTVENAVAQYRAERQVHENERRFRALIENSTDIISILDEHGRITYQSPSAERVFGLPDDEVLGEPAFDFVHPDDRERVMDEFFNALEHGDRIPTVEYRLERADGSWRRIESTGMNRVDDPAIEGFIVNSRDITERETLRSTVQDREQKIKALHDVATQLEHCDSCSDAYTLTIDAAERILDFEMCVIGIEDDGELVVRAASEDIAEDARTRAMDEGLAGKTHRTGESYLIHETASVDEIPGDSPYRSVISIPIDDRGNFQAVDTEPDAFDQTDLELAELLVSHTSAATQNLERTKELERKNQRLEEFSSVISHDLRSPLNIAEGMIGLAKESGDLSHLSKAETALDRMNELIENLLTLAKEGEMLDDREPVAVADVAGQAWSTSTTGEASLSVAESLGVVSADRSRFQTLFENLFRNAVEHSSTSNRSEADDVHRTTSDAAQQNPSDSEGAVENDGSAVTVEVGRLSDGFFVADDGPGIPNEQRQRLNRMFDDRSLQLHEREGFGLVIVQQIVEAHDWQIRVAESDSGGARFDVTGATFLE; encoded by the coding sequence ATGGCTTCGCCGATTCACGTTCTCCACGTCGACGATGACGCGGACTTTCTGGAGCTCGTGGCGACGTATCTCGAACGAGAAAGCGACCAACTGACCGTTTCCACAGCGAACAACGTCGAGGCCGCACACGACCAGCTCGACGCAACCGACGGTATCGAGTGCATCGTCAGCGATTACGAAATGCCCGGCACCGACGGGCTCGAATTTCTCGAAACGGTCCGCGGACAGTACGACCGGATTCCCTTCATCCTCTATACCGGGAAGGGAAGCGAAGAGATCGCGAGCGAAGCCATCTCGGCCGGCGTCACCGAGTACGTCCACAAAGCTACTGGCACCGAACAGTACACGCTACTCGCGAATACCGTCGAGAATGCGGTCGCACAGTACCGCGCCGAGCGGCAAGTTCACGAGAACGAACGCCGCTTCCGCGCACTCATCGAGAATTCGACGGACATCATCAGCATCCTCGACGAACACGGCCGGATCACGTATCAGAGTCCCTCCGCAGAACGCGTCTTCGGGCTCCCGGACGACGAAGTGCTCGGAGAACCAGCGTTCGATTTCGTCCATCCCGACGACAGGGAACGCGTCATGGACGAGTTCTTCAACGCCCTCGAACACGGGGATCGAATTCCCACGGTCGAGTATCGATTAGAGCGGGCAGACGGGTCGTGGCGTCGCATCGAATCGACTGGCATGAACCGCGTCGACGACCCGGCCATCGAGGGCTTCATCGTCAACAGCCGGGACATCACCGAACGCGAAACGCTTCGGTCGACGGTCCAGGACCGCGAGCAGAAGATCAAAGCACTGCACGACGTGGCGACGCAGCTCGAACACTGTGACTCGTGTTCGGACGCCTATACCCTGACGATCGACGCGGCAGAACGAATCCTGGACTTCGAGATGTGCGTCATCGGCATCGAAGACGACGGAGAACTCGTCGTTCGGGCCGCATCCGAAGACATAGCGGAAGACGCACGGACGCGAGCGATGGACGAAGGCCTCGCTGGCAAGACGCATCGAACCGGAGAGTCGTACTTGATCCACGAGACGGCCTCCGTCGACGAAATCCCGGGCGATAGCCCCTATCGGTCGGTGATCAGCATTCCGATCGACGACCGAGGGAACTTCCAGGCCGTCGATACCGAGCCGGACGCGTTCGACCAGACGGATCTCGAACTGGCCGAACTGCTCGTCTCACACACTTCGGCCGCAACCCAGAACCTCGAACGGACGAAGGAACTCGAACGGAAGAACCAACGACTCGAAGAGTTCAGCAGCGTCATTTCACACGACCTCCGGAGCCCACTCAACATCGCCGAAGGGATGATCGGACTGGCGAAAGAGTCCGGAGATCTCTCGCACCTCTCGAAAGCCGAGACCGCACTGGATCGGATGAACGAGCTGATCGAGAATCTGTTGACGCTCGCGAAAGAGGGCGAGATGCTCGACGACCGCGAACCGGTTGCAGTTGCCGACGTGGCCGGACAGGCGTGGTCGACGAGTACGACCGGCGAGGCGTCCCTCTCGGTCGCGGAGTCGCTCGGGGTGGTCTCGGCAGACCGATCTCGGTTCCAAACCCTGTTCGAGAACCTCTTCCGCAACGCCGTGGAACACAGTTCCACGAGCAATCGGTCAGAGGCCGATGACGTTCATCGGACGACCTCGGATGCAGCCCAGCAGAATCCATCGGATTCTGAGGGCGCCGTCGAGAACGACGGGTCCGCGGTCACTGTCGAGGTCGGCCGGCTATCGGATGGGTTCTTCGTCGCGGACGACGGCCCTGGTATCCCGAACGAACAGCGCCAGCGGTTGAACCGGATGTTCGACGACCGGTCGCTCCAACTGCACGAGCGCGAGGGCTTCGGTCTCGTGATCGTCCAACAGATCGTCGAAGCACACGACTGGCAGATCCGTGTCGCGGAGAGTGACTCCGGAGGGGCTCGCTTCGACGTAACGGGCGCCACCTTCCTCGAGTAG
- a CDS encoding 3-oxoacyl-(acyl-carrier-protein) reductase (KEGG: hje:HacjB3_13415 short-chain dehydrogenase/reductase SDR~PFAM: Short-chain dehydrogenase/reductase SDR): MVLETDLEGQTAVVIGGTTGIGRAIAESLADEGANVVPTSRTEENVRDAVHAVDGDLVCPTDVTKREQVKKLFDRVTEKVGNLNVLVNSAGVIQSAKPVGEIDDKEWDLVQDTNLYGVFVASQLALDYFDDGARTILNVSSMNGEIPVEGLTAYGASKYGVRGLTENFALEYADEGVRVNAIAPGYVKTRQNVDALEDDDVKAAIYGRTPLSRYANREEIAAVATVLASPLASFVTGETVVVDGGFSVK; this comes from the coding sequence GTGGTACTCGAGACGGATCTCGAGGGGCAGACGGCGGTCGTTATTGGAGGGACAACCGGCATCGGACGTGCGATCGCGGAGTCGCTCGCCGACGAGGGCGCAAACGTCGTCCCGACGAGCCGAACCGAAGAAAACGTCCGTGACGCGGTCCATGCGGTCGATGGCGATCTCGTCTGTCCGACCGACGTGACCAAACGGGAACAGGTGAAAAAACTGTTCGACCGCGTTACCGAGAAAGTCGGCAACCTGAACGTTCTCGTGAACAGCGCGGGCGTGATCCAGTCGGCCAAACCGGTCGGGGAGATCGATGACAAGGAGTGGGACCTCGTTCAGGACACCAACCTGTACGGTGTGTTCGTGGCCTCACAGCTTGCCCTCGACTACTTTGACGACGGGGCCCGGACTATCCTGAACGTGAGTTCGATGAACGGAGAGATCCCCGTCGAGGGGCTGACAGCGTACGGCGCGAGCAAGTATGGCGTTCGCGGACTCACCGAGAACTTCGCGCTGGAGTACGCCGACGAGGGCGTGCGCGTCAACGCCATCGCCCCAGGGTACGTGAAGACTCGCCAGAACGTCGACGCGCTCGAAGACGACGACGTGAAGGCGGCCATCTACGGGCGTACGCCACTGTCGCGGTACGCGAACCGCGAGGAGATTGCCGCGGTGGCCACCGTGCTCGCGTCGCCGCTCGCCAGCTTCGTGACGGGCGAGACAGTGGTCGTCGACGGCGGGTTCTCGGTCAAGTAG
- a CDS encoding aminoglycoside phosphotransferase (PFAM: Aminoglycoside phosphotransferase~KEGG: nmg:Nmag_1035 aminoglycoside phosphotransferase) yields MTDHTDDYADRLVDENALRSYLRDVLGPANEYAVERHPAGHSNETLFVTWGDRDLVARRPPPGETADTAHDVLREYRVVDALQPTGVPVPETMLACEDHAVLGSDFYVMGRLSGDVLRSGEPDRFADPAARHQIGERLVDALTAIHDVDYEAVGLSEFGHPASYTDRQVERWTKQLDWAFERTREVRSVPELNKIGDWLADNVPNGHEHALLHGDFKLDNVMFGPGEDPELVGVFDWELSTLGDPLTDLGWLLLFWRDQGDPEPSIPSLMPRFLEAPGYPTRADLVTRYESRSGRSFEHDRFYRALAAYKMAALGEMFFRRHLEDNADDQMYPTMETGVPALAERAERIVAGEESL; encoded by the coding sequence GTGACCGACCACACCGACGACTACGCCGACCGACTCGTCGACGAGAACGCGCTCCGCTCGTACTTACGGGACGTGCTGGGTCCCGCCAACGAGTACGCGGTTGAGCGCCATCCTGCTGGCCACTCGAACGAAACACTGTTCGTCACGTGGGGCGACCGCGATCTCGTCGCCCGACGGCCACCGCCGGGCGAGACCGCCGACACTGCCCACGACGTGCTGCGAGAGTACAGGGTGGTCGACGCGCTCCAGCCAACTGGTGTACCCGTGCCCGAGACCATGCTCGCCTGCGAGGACCATGCGGTGCTCGGGAGCGACTTTTACGTGATGGGGCGGCTGTCGGGCGACGTGCTCCGGTCCGGGGAGCCCGACCGATTTGCCGATCCGGCGGCGCGCCACCAGATCGGCGAGCGACTGGTCGACGCGCTGACGGCGATCCACGACGTGGATTACGAGGCGGTCGGACTCAGCGAGTTCGGACATCCCGCGAGCTACACCGACCGACAGGTCGAGCGCTGGACGAAGCAACTGGACTGGGCGTTCGAGCGCACGCGCGAGGTCCGGTCGGTCCCGGAACTCAATAAAATAGGCGACTGGCTGGCGGACAACGTTCCGAACGGCCACGAACACGCGCTGCTCCACGGCGACTTCAAACTCGACAACGTAATGTTCGGACCCGGCGAGGACCCGGAACTCGTCGGTGTGTTCGACTGGGAACTGTCGACGCTGGGTGACCCACTCACCGACCTCGGCTGGCTGCTACTGTTCTGGCGCGACCAGGGTGACCCCGAGCCATCGATTCCGTCGCTGATGCCGCGCTTTCTCGAAGCGCCAGGGTACCCGACGCGGGCGGACCTCGTCACGCGGTACGAGTCCCGGTCCGGCCGGTCGTTCGAGCACGACCGGTTCTACCGGGCGCTGGCCGCTTACAAGATGGCCGCGCTCGGAGAGATGTTCTTCCGCCGCCACCTCGAAGATAACGCCGACGACCAGATGTACCCGACGATGGAGACCGGAGTGCCAGCCCTGGCCGAGCGAGCCGAGCGTATCGTGGCGGGCGAGGAATCGCTCTGA